In the Bacillus amyloliquefaciens DSM 7 = ATCC 23350 genome, GCCTGAGCCGCCGCTTATTTACGGATGATTACGCATTATCGCTCATCAGTCCGACCGGCAATATGCCGGCCTCATCTTAAGCGGGAAGTCTGCCTCTGTACGGGGCAGGCATTTTTTTTTGCTCAGGGTCATATAGTACAAGGGGGTGGCTATCATGAGGCTCAGTGAACTGTCAGGTAAAGAAATTGTAGACATTAAACGGGCAGAGCGACTCGGCGTGCTCGGCCAGACCGATTTGGAAATTAATGAACAGGACGGACAAATTACCGCGCTGTTGATACCGACGGTAAAATGGTTCGGGTTGAGAAAACAAGGCCACGACATCCGTGTTCCCTGGAATCATATTCAAAAAATCGGGTCAGACATGATCATTTTAGATGTTCCCGGGGAGATCACTCCTCCAGAAGAGTAGATCGTATTCATTTTTCGCAAGCACCGGCTCAAACAGCCGGTGCTTTTTTTATGAAAAAAACGCTGTACATTCACCGCCCTTTCTCTTCGCACATACGATGAAGAGGAGGATGACACTTATAAGATCCAGTAACTGTAAAGAAGGTGAACGTTTCAAATGTTAACCGGATTGACAATTGCGATCATTGGCGGTGACGCAAGACAGCTTGAGATTATAAGAAAACTGACAGAACAGCATGCCGATATTTATCTTGCAGGGTTTGACCAATTGGATGACGGTTTTACGGGAACCGTCAAATGCAAAATTGATGAGATTCCATTTCCGAAAATAGACAGTATCATCCTGCCTGTATCGGCAACGACCGGAGAAGGCGTTGTTTCCACGGTTTTTTCAAATGAAGAAGTGGTATTAAAGCAAAGCTATCTCGAGCAGACACCGGAGCATTGCGTTATTTATTCCGGCATCTCTAACGCATACCTCGAGGGCATCGCCAGCGAAGCCGGCCGCAAGCTTGTTAAATTATTTGAGCGGGACGACATCGCGATATTCAACTCGATTCCCACTGTCGAAGGTACAATCATGATGGCGATTCAGCATACGGATTATACCATTCACGGGTCAAATGTCGCCGTTCTCGGCATGGGGCGCACCGGTATGACAATCGCCCGGACGTTTGCAGCGTTAGGGGCGAAGGTAAAAGTGGGAGCGCGGAGTTCGTCTCATTTGGCCCGTATATCGGAAATGGGGCTTTTTCCTTTTCAAATTGAAGAGATTACTGATCATGTAAATGATATCGATATCTGCATTAACACCGTACCGAGCCTGATTCTGAATCAAAGGGTTTTATCGCGTATGACGCCGAGGACCTTGATTTTGGATTTAGCATCCCGTCCGGGCGGAACGGATTTCAAATATGCTGAAAAGCAAGGCATTAAAGCGCTGCTTGCTCCGGGGCTTCCGGGGATTGTGGCTCCGAAAACAGCGGGACAGATTATTGCGAACGTACTGAGCAAGCTTTTGGCAGACTTAAAGAAAGAGGGGAGATAGCCATGTCTTTGAAAGGGAAAAGAATCGGATTCGGATTAACCGGCTCTCATTGCACATATGAAGAGGTTTTTCCGCAAATAGAAGCGCTTGTCAGTCAGGGGGCTGAAGTCCGGCCGATTGTGACGTCGACGGTCCAATCGACCGATACGCGCTTTGGAGAGGGGGAAGATTGGGTCAGAAAAATTGAAGAAGCAACAGGTTTTGAGGTCATTGATTCCATCGTAAAAGCGGAGCCTCTCGGGCCGAAACTTCCGCTCGACTGCATGGTCATCGCCCCCTTAACCGGAAACTCAATGAGCAAGCTCGCAAATGCGATGACTGACAGCCCTGTCCTTATGGCGGCGAAAGCCACGATCCGCAACAGCCGGCCGGTCGTGCTCGGAATTTCGACAAATGACGGCCTTGGTTTAAACGGAACGAATTTAATGAGGCTGATGTCCGCAAAACATATATTTTTCATCCCGTTCGGCCAGGATGACCATGTGAAAAAACCGACATCGCTTGTCGCCAGAATGGATCTCCTTCCGATTACGGTGGAAAAAGCTCTTTTGCATCAGCAGGTTCAGCCGGTGCTCGTACAGCATCAAGAATAAAAAATCATGATAGAGAAAATCATTCCGGAATAAAAAAATTCGGTCAATCCGTGACTATTCTATGGTAAAATAAAACGTAAAATGCAAAGTCAATTCAACAAATGATGCTTAATTGGCGGAAGGAGTTTTACAGATGGGAAGAGGATTACACGTAGCAGTTGTCGGAGCGACGGGAGCCGTAGGACAGCAAATGCTGGAAACATTGGAAGACAGAAACTTTGAAATCGAAACACTCACACTACTATCCTCAAAGCGTTCTGCTGGTACGAAAGTAACGTTTAAAGACGAAGAATATACAGTGCAGGAAGCTGTTCCGGAAAGCTTCGAAGGCGTTCATATCGCGTTATTCAGCGCCGGCGGGAGCGTATCACAAAGCCTGGCGCCTGAGGCTGTAAAACGGGGAGCCATCGTGATTGACAATACCAGCGCATTCCGTATGGACGAAAATACACCGCTTGTAGTGCCTGAGGTGAACGAAGCTGATCTGCATCAACATAACGGCATTATCGCCAACCCTAACTGTTCAACGATTCAGATGGTGGCGGCGATTGAACCGATCCGCAAAGCATACGGTTTGAAAAAAGTCATTGTATCTACTTACCAAGCTGTGTCCGGGGCCGGCAATGAAGCGGCGAAAGAGCTGTACAGCCAGACAAAGGCGATTTTAAACAATGAACCTATAGAACCGTCCATTATGCCGGTTAAAGGGGACAAAAAGCACTATCAAATCGCTTTTAACGCCA is a window encoding:
- the asd gene encoding aspartate-semialdehyde dehydrogenase encodes the protein MGRGLHVAVVGATGAVGQQMLETLEDRNFEIETLTLLSSKRSAGTKVTFKDEEYTVQEAVPESFEGVHIALFSAGGSVSQSLAPEAVKRGAIVIDNTSAFRMDENTPLVVPEVNEADLHQHNGIIANPNCSTIQMVAAIEPIRKAYGLKKVIVSTYQAVSGAGNEAAKELYSQTKAILNNEPIEPSIMPVKGDKKHYQIAFNAIPQIDKFQDNGYTFEEMKMINETKKIMHMPKLEVAATCVRLPIETGHSESVYIELDRDDATVEDIKQLLKEAPGVTLQDDPAEQLYPMPADCVGKRDVFVGRIRKDLDRANGFHLWVVSDNLLKGAAWNSVQIAESLQKLNLV
- the dpaA gene encoding dipicolinic acid synthetase subunit A; this translates as MLTGLTIAIIGGDARQLEIIRKLTEQHADIYLAGFDQLDDGFTGTVKCKIDEIPFPKIDSIILPVSATTGEGVVSTVFSNEEVVLKQSYLEQTPEHCVIYSGISNAYLEGIASEAGRKLVKLFERDDIAIFNSIPTVEGTIMMAIQHTDYTIHGSNVAVLGMGRTGMTIARTFAALGAKVKVGARSSSHLARISEMGLFPFQIEEITDHVNDIDICINTVPSLILNQRVLSRMTPRTLILDLASRPGGTDFKYAEKQGIKALLAPGLPGIVAPKTAGQIIANVLSKLLADLKKEGR
- a CDS encoding YlmC/YmxH family sporulation protein; amino-acid sequence: MRLSELSGKEIVDIKRAERLGVLGQTDLEINEQDGQITALLIPTVKWFGLRKQGHDIRVPWNHIQKIGSDMIILDVPGEITPPEE
- the dpaB gene encoding dipicolinate synthase subunit B yields the protein MSLKGKRIGFGLTGSHCTYEEVFPQIEALVSQGAEVRPIVTSTVQSTDTRFGEGEDWVRKIEEATGFEVIDSIVKAEPLGPKLPLDCMVIAPLTGNSMSKLANAMTDSPVLMAAKATIRNSRPVVLGISTNDGLGLNGTNLMRLMSAKHIFFIPFGQDDHVKKPTSLVARMDLLPITVEKALLHQQVQPVLVQHQE